In the Malaya genurostris strain Urasoe2022 chromosome 1, Malgen_1.1, whole genome shotgun sequence genome, one interval contains:
- the LOC131426673 gene encoding venom allergen 5-like isoform X1, translated as MGQYSSVALIYHVALNQLAVKDTANYRHLSKFSASLKRRSSWKVCLILIAFASSTKAIAYDHLKYDASDSNPSTEKIEVTEDSTIFEITFLPDTTESTESVEDTVSTSLPTTTDPQNDRNDFYCREDLCLQYDLSGQLVQKKHVACGHDGSFAESCLPGRTLFKIDSQIEAFIIHLHNEARNRLANGSLEGFEAAFRMPTVMWNDELATLAELNVKSCQFKHDECRNTDLYRQAGQNLALGYYPIDENIFDIIQKLTSLWFNEYKDADQKVMDDFVNPANVTIGHFTQMMSDRTTAIGCGIVIYPQKVSGYTFKVVLYACNYSITSIYSQPVYRKGQMGAKCVSGMNPHYNGLCSMEENHSIHSVPFYE; from the exons ATGGGTCAGTATTCCTCAGTTGCTCTGATTTACCACGTGGCATTGAACCAGTTAGCAGTTAAAG ACACTGCCAATTATCGACACCTATCAAAGTTCTCAGCGTCGTTAAAGCGACGGTCGTCATGGAAAGTGTGCTTGATACTAATTGCGTTTGCCAGTAGCACCAAAGCTATAGCGTATGATCACTTGAAATACGACGCCAGCGATTCGAATCCAAGTACCGAAAAGATAGAGGTTACAGAAGACAGTACAATTTTCGAAATAACCTTTCTGCCAGATACCACTGAGTCTACGGAATCGGTAGAAGATACAGTCTCGACAAGCTTGCCAACAACGACTGATCCTCAAAACGATAGAAACGATTTCTATTGCCGCGAGGATCTTTGCTTGCAGTACGATTTGTCGGGACAGTTGGTACAAAAGAAACATGTCGCATGCGGTCACGACGGATCATTCGCCGAAAGTTGTCTGCCAGGAAGGACATTGTTCAAAATTGATTCCCAGATTGAAGCTTTCATCATTCATCTGCACAACGAAGCCAGAAACCGACTAGCTAATGGATCGCTTGAGGGTTTTGAAGCTGCCTTCCGGATGCCAACCGTC ATGTGGAACGATGAGCTGGCCACGTTAGCGGAGCTAAACGTGAAAAGTTGCCAGTTCAAACATGATGAGTGTCGAAATACGGATTTGTACCGCCAAGCAGGACAAAACCTGGCCCTCGGTTACTATCCcattgatgaaaatatttttgatataATACAAAAATTGACAAGTCTTTGGTTCAACGAATACAAGGATGCAGATCAGAAAGTGATGGACGATTTCGTGAATCCGGCCAA TGTTACAATCGGCCATTTTACCCAGATGATGAGCGACCGGACTACTGCGATCGGATGTGGAATCGTCATATATCCACAGAAAGTATCCGGTTACACATTCAAAGTGGTACTGTACGCCTGCAATTATTCAATTACCAGTATCTACAGCCAACCGGTCTACCGCAAAGGACAAATGGGTGCCAAATGTGTGTCGGGCATGAATCCGCACTACAATGGGTTGTGTAGCATGGAGGAAAATCATTCAATACATTCCGTGCCATTCTATGAGTAG
- the LOC131426675 gene encoding exonuclease mut-7 homolog, which yields MSESSPRQIANFVPAGYESEDTDDEFLMVPHDSCVSFDSGSSTSADKCFEDERIKIIPHIGVRAGLGERDFDIELDENIAIWFEGFRESFKTFKKGPLITQRLQMFYLSTQNPFQWALKLFANCSDNNAPKSNSLAYTVMEELATFKKTYGVGTDGLVDDNLRMVAFNFIAKQGHCLLFRMIAETFELLACREMFVPKIREMINRKQYKEAGQIAIDLELFDDFDEHDFVMPLFLQDKISIAEEYLNKAVHLQRPVVKLLDSFFDKKQSVENNCSLYISEHNVTDVYYSKLHQKPLSKLVQRLSKTYNVPKEFAPNVSKMKNFGALQFLLHKRYYEKSLNKDSWDEMVRDTVSMSDKDLQMELVYLCSNFNDQAEAARWAKFYKLKLKDLPLLVQDYLTENAGKNVTPVENATDVELWDSRNSEATHTLNLEDDHVHLVDSREKFYAMISDLRQQSIVAFDSEWKPTFGGSNEVSLIQLATWDDVYLIDVMMSRLDGSDWTALAKHVFNRDDILKLAFAPSTDISMFQKALPAFNVVYSSQNSSGILDLQDLWRYVGTIKNFCFPFEEEVVNLNLANLAKLCVGRKLDKSNQFSNWAQRPLRKEQLQYAALDAYCLLEIFDAIRKQLEKLKLDPSDIINNLFYENKSGEGGAGKKRSTKSKGSRRSRRNGTDEQYNQRITHDAGSSFAHESGTHSHPNRNRDQQQPPGPNARSVFVSEVRFVCDKMLEGLAKMLRRFGIDTVSIKSPENHDRCVFLALQEKRFVLTRGSNYYKFTEYLPSGHCYKIGNDRVEDQLLEVLRYYRIVIRQENIFSRCQLCNCGRFLSARPADIYFLMHGTEMPQSFRIDNRKEPLEKEMQRIKLDRSWILDTLSANGRLSGLTESGARIDTSYVGDIVLANVDVFFICDGCGRCYWDGSHLDNILGGKLVDLLSLRYD from the exons ATGAGTGAATCAAGTCCAAGGCAAATTGCAAATTTTGTGCCAGCTGGGTACGAAAGC GAAGATACGGATGACGAGTTTCTGATGGTACCGCATGACTCATGTGTATCGTTCGACTCTGGCAGTTCTACATCCGCTGACAAATGTTTCGAAGATGAACGGATAAAAATTATTCCACATATCGGGGTGCGTGCTGGACTCGGAGAACGTGACTTCGATATTGAGCTGGACGAGAACATTGCCATCTGGTTCGAAGGGTTCCGCGagagtttcaaaacattcaagaaAGGTCCGCTGATAACGCAACGATTGCAAATGTTCTATTTGAGCACCCAGAATCCATTCCAGTGGGCGCTGAAACTGTTTGCCAATTGTTCGGATAATAATGCACCGAAGAGTAATTCTCTTGCTTACACTG TCATGGAAGAGTTGGCCACCTTTAAGAAAACGTACGGTGTGGGAACGGATGGGCTGGTAGACGATAACCTACGGATGGTGGCATTTAATTTTATCGCCAAACAAGGCCACTGTCTGCTGTTCCGTATGATAGCGGAAACATTCGAACTGTTGGCCTGTCGTGAGATGTTCGTTCCGAAGATACGGGAAATGATCAATCGAAAGCAGTACAAAGAAGCTGGCCAGATTGCGATTGATCTGGAACTATTCGACGATTTTGACGAGCACGACTTTGTGATGCCACTTTTTCTGCAGGATAAAATATCAATCGCTGAGGAATACCTAAACAAAGCCGTACACTTGCAAAGGCCTGTCGTAAAACTGCTCGATTCATTCTTTGACAAAAAGCAATCGGTTGAAAATAATTGTTCTTTGTATATTAG CGAACACAACGTTACCGATGTATACTATAGTAAATTGCACCAGAAACCATTGAGTAAATTGGTTCAGCGGCTATCTAAGACCTACAATGTTCCCAAGGAGTTTGCGCCCAATGtcagtaaaatgaaaaattttggtGCTTTGCAGTTTTTGCTTCACAAGCGCTACTATGAGAAAAGTTTAA atAAAGATTCGTGGGATGAAATGGTGCGGGACACTGTTTCAATGAGCGACAAGGATCTTCAGATGGAACTGGTATATCTCTGTTCGAATTTCAACGATCAGGCTGAAGCTGCCAGATGGGCTAAATTCTACAAGCTGAAATTGAAAGATCTTCCTTTGCTGGTACAGGATTACCTAACCGAAAA TGCTGGTAAGAATGTGACACCCGTTGAAAATGCAACCGATGTGGAATTATGGGATTCGAGGAATAGTGAAGCAACGCATACGTTGAACTTGGAAGATGATCACGTACATCTTGTGGATTCACGTGAAAAATTTTATGCGATGATTTCGGATCTCAGACAGCAGTCAATCGTCGCATTCGATTCCGAATGGAAACCAACATTCGGAGGTTCCAACGAAGTTTCGTTAATTCAGTTAGCTACGTGGGACGATGTTTACTTGATTGACGTCATGATGAGCCGATTGGATGGTTCCGACTGGACGGCGTTGGCCAAACATGTGTTCAACAGGGATGATATTCTAAAACTGGCATTTGCTCCTTCCACTGATATTTCTATGTTCCAAAAAGCACTACCAGCGTTCAATGTCGTGTATAGTTCGCAAAACAGTTCGGGAATACTGGATTTGCAGGATCTATGGAGATATGTCGGAACCATCAAGAATTTCTGTTTTCCTTTCGAag AGGAAGTTGTAAATCTAAATTTAGCTAACCTGGCTAAGCTGTGTGTAGGGAGAAAATTGGACAAATCGAATCAATTTTCCAATTGGGCTCAGCGGCCTTTACGTAAAGAACAGCTGCAATATGCTGCATTGGATGCGTACTGTTTGCTTGAAATCTTTGATGCGATTCGAAAACAACTAGAGAAGCTGAAACTTGATCCAAGTGATATAATCAATAATTTGTTCTACGAAAACAAATCCGGCGAAGGAGGAGCAGGAAAGAAACGATCAACTAAATCAAAAGGAAGTAGAAGATCAAGGCGTAATGGCACCGATGAGCAGTACAATCAACGAATAACTCACGATGCAGGAAGCAGCTTTGCCCATGAAAGTGGTACACATAGTCATCCGAATCGAAATAGAGATCAGCAACAACCACCTGGTCCGAACGCTAGATCTGTGTT CGTTTCCGAGGTGCGTTTTGTTTGCGACAAAATGCTGGAAGGTCTGGCCAAGATGCTGCGACGATTCGGAATCGATACGGTATCGATTAAGAGTCCCGAGAACCATGACCGTTGCGTATTTTTGGCACTCCAGGAGAAACGATTTGTGCTAACCCGAGGATCTAACTATTACAAG TTCACAGAATATCTCCCATCAGGTCACTGCTACAAAATTGGCAACGATCGTGTCGAAGACCAGCTGTTGGAGGTGCTTCGATACTACCGAATTGTAATTCgacaggaaaatattttcagtcGCTGTCAGTTGTGCAATTGTGGCCGATTTCTATCGGCCCGCCCCGCTGACATTTATTTTCTGATGCATGGGACTGAAATGCCACAATCGTTCAGGATCGACAATCGAAAAGAACCGCTGGAAAAGGAAATGCAAAGGATTAAGCTGGATCGAAGCTGGATACTGGATACGCTTTCGGCGAACGGGCGTTTGAGTGGGCTGACCGAAAGCGGCgctagaatcgacaccagttatGTCGGAGACATTGTGCTTGCCAACGTTGATGTCTTTTTCATCTGTGATGGATGCGGTCGGTGTTACTGGGACGGATCGCATCTGGATAATATTCTTGGTGGAAAATTGGTTGATTTACTTTCGCTTAGGTACgattaa
- the LOC131426672 gene encoding chitin deacetylase 1 — MRLPVVIWLGLIIFVSAQTKDEKEFKCPENLGNGNFADPVTCRRFYQCVDGFPYLNRCPSGLYFDDLQKFCTFKAEAKCGPLAQPTVTTEAPVDLAKKCDQSECQLPYCFCNKDGTLIPRGLEPDEIPQIILLTFDGAVNLNNYEHYKKVFNGKRKNPNGCEIKGTFFISHEYSNYQQIQTLANDGHEIAVETISLQMGLQDKGYEEWVGEMIGMRTILKHFSNVTANEINGMRAPFLKPGRNTQYKVIEDFGFIYDSSISVPPSPIPVWPYTLDYKIPHECKSGTCPTKSFPGIWEVPLNAHFVESYEGGHCPYMDQCVLHNHDAEDVFAWLQEDFERYYYQNRAPYMMPFHTNWFQIRELERGLHKFLDWTQTLPDVYHVTVTQALTWITDPKTLNQLNNYEPWNCKTKTTQTPKPCNISNKCALSFKEPASNISDTRYMETCFDCPAVYPWLGDSHGTGIPGRDNYIDQSSAGAGETKNQPEEEEN; from the exons ATGAGATTACCGGTGGTGATTTGGTTGGGCTTGATAATCTTTGTGTCTG CGCAGACCAAGGACGAGAAGGAATTCAAATGTCCGGAAAACTTGGGAAATGGAAACTTTGCCGACCCCGTCACCTGTCGCCGGTTTTATCAG TGCGTAGACGGCTTCCCATACTTGAACCGATGTCCTTCGGGGTTGTATTTTGATGATTTGCAAAAGTTCTGCACATTCAAGGCGGAAGCAAAGTGTGGACCTCTCGCTC AGCCAACAGTAACCACCGAAGCGCCAGTAGATCTGGCGAAAAAATGCGACCAAAGTGAGTGCCAATTACCGTATTGTTTCTGCAACAAAGACGGCACACTGATTCCGAGGGGCCTGGAACCGGATGAG ATTCCGCAGATTATACTGCTAACGTTCGATGGTGCTGTGAATCTTAACAATTACGAACATTACAAGAAGGTGTTCAATGGAAAACGGAAAAATCCAAACGGCTGTGAAATCAAAGGAACCTTCTTTATTTCGCACGAATACAG CAACTATCAGCAGATTCAGACACTTGCCAACGATGGCCACGAAATTGCAGTGGAAACGATTTCCCTCCAGATGGGTTTGCAGGACAAAGGCTATGAGGAGTGGGTTGGAGAGATGATCGGAATGAGAACAATTTTGAAGCACTTCTCAAACGTCACAGCCAATGAGATCAATGGGATGCGGGCACCCTTCCTAAAACCCGGTCGTAACACTCAATACAAG GTCATCGAGGACTTCGGTTTTATCTACGATAGCTCAATAAGCGTACCTCCAAGTCCAATTCCTGTTTGGCCGTACACATTGGACTACAAAATTCCTCACGAGTGTAAAAGTGGAACCTGTCCAACTAAGTCCTTCCCGGGTATCTGGGAGGTTCCGTTGAATGCTCACTTTGTCGAAAGCTACGAAGGAGGTCACTGTCCGTACATGGATCAATGCGTTTTACACAACCACGACGCGGAAGATGTGTTTGCCTGGCTGCAGGAAGATTTCGAGCGATATTACTACCAAAATAGAGCACCGTACATGATGCCATTCCACACCAACTGGTTCCAGATTCGAGAACTGGAACGTGGACTGCACAAGTTCCTCGACTGGACCCAGACTTT aCCGGATGTATATCACGTCACGGTAACACAGGCTTTAACGTGGATCACCGATCCGAAAACATTGAATCAACTGAACAACTACGAACCGTGGAACTGCAAGACCAAAACAACACAAACACCCAAACCCTGTAATATCTCGAACAAGTGCGCTCTGTCCTTCAAGGAACCGGCATCAAACATCAGTGACACTCGATATATGGAAACTTGCTTCGATTGTCCCGCGGTTTACCCTTGGCTGGGAGATTCACACGGGACCGGCATTCCAGGACGGGATAACTACATCGACCAGAGTTCTGCCGGTGCCGGAGAAACCAAAAATCAGCCCGAGGAAGAGGAAAATTAA
- the LOC131426673 gene encoding antigen 5 like allergen Cul n 1-like isoform X2 — MDTANYRHLSKFSASLKRRSSWKVCLILIAFASSTKAIAYDHLKYDASDSNPSTEKIEVTEDSTIFEITFLPDTTESTESVEDTVSTSLPTTTDPQNDRNDFYCREDLCLQYDLSGQLVQKKHVACGHDGSFAESCLPGRTLFKIDSQIEAFIIHLHNEARNRLANGSLEGFEAAFRMPTVMWNDELATLAELNVKSCQFKHDECRNTDLYRQAGQNLALGYYPIDENIFDIIQKLTSLWFNEYKDADQKVMDDFVNPANVTIGHFTQMMSDRTTAIGCGIVIYPQKVSGYTFKVVLYACNYSITSIYSQPVYRKGQMGAKCVSGMNPHYNGLCSMEENHSIHSVPFYE, encoded by the exons ATGG ACACTGCCAATTATCGACACCTATCAAAGTTCTCAGCGTCGTTAAAGCGACGGTCGTCATGGAAAGTGTGCTTGATACTAATTGCGTTTGCCAGTAGCACCAAAGCTATAGCGTATGATCACTTGAAATACGACGCCAGCGATTCGAATCCAAGTACCGAAAAGATAGAGGTTACAGAAGACAGTACAATTTTCGAAATAACCTTTCTGCCAGATACCACTGAGTCTACGGAATCGGTAGAAGATACAGTCTCGACAAGCTTGCCAACAACGACTGATCCTCAAAACGATAGAAACGATTTCTATTGCCGCGAGGATCTTTGCTTGCAGTACGATTTGTCGGGACAGTTGGTACAAAAGAAACATGTCGCATGCGGTCACGACGGATCATTCGCCGAAAGTTGTCTGCCAGGAAGGACATTGTTCAAAATTGATTCCCAGATTGAAGCTTTCATCATTCATCTGCACAACGAAGCCAGAAACCGACTAGCTAATGGATCGCTTGAGGGTTTTGAAGCTGCCTTCCGGATGCCAACCGTC ATGTGGAACGATGAGCTGGCCACGTTAGCGGAGCTAAACGTGAAAAGTTGCCAGTTCAAACATGATGAGTGTCGAAATACGGATTTGTACCGCCAAGCAGGACAAAACCTGGCCCTCGGTTACTATCCcattgatgaaaatatttttgatataATACAAAAATTGACAAGTCTTTGGTTCAACGAATACAAGGATGCAGATCAGAAAGTGATGGACGATTTCGTGAATCCGGCCAA TGTTACAATCGGCCATTTTACCCAGATGATGAGCGACCGGACTACTGCGATCGGATGTGGAATCGTCATATATCCACAGAAAGTATCCGGTTACACATTCAAAGTGGTACTGTACGCCTGCAATTATTCAATTACCAGTATCTACAGCCAACCGGTCTACCGCAAAGGACAAATGGGTGCCAAATGTGTGTCGGGCATGAATCCGCACTACAATGGGTTGTGTAGCATGGAGGAAAATCATTCAATACATTCCGTGCCATTCTATGAGTAG
- the LOC131426674 gene encoding glycine-rich selenoprotein-like gives MVYIARDGTVHQNPPWTIQRFIGLFTGLFAVIVMFFRTMLDMGSSGSTNTTDGGNSRRGGGGPGGGGPGGPRHRPIGRTMTLRDCTIPGGG, from the exons ATGGTGTACATTGCGAGAG acggAACAGTCCATCAGAATCCTCCATGGACCATCCAGCGCTTCATAGGACTGTTCACCGGACTCTTTGCCGTCATCGTTATGTT CTTCCGGACGATGTTGGATATGGGTTCGAGCGGATCTACGAATACAACGGATGGTGGTAACAGCCGTCGTGGAGGTGGTGGACCCGGTGGGGGTGGTCCTGGAGGACCACGACACAGACCGATTGGCAGGACAATGACTTTACGGGATTGTACTATTCCCGGAGGAGGATGA